In Anabaena sphaerica FACHB-251, the following proteins share a genomic window:
- a CDS encoding polysaccharide biosynthesis/export family protein encodes MLNIHLWKILTHSTTAVVLLTTVTNALPSVSLAQQQPVSQRSTISTDYLLGGGDRIRVNVFEVPEYTGEYQVPPGGAINLPLIGSISVLGLTTEQASDEIARRYARFLKRPLISVNLLSPRPINVFVAGEVTRPGSYTLNLQGSGGDNPGLQYPTVLAALTTAQGVTLAADVTKVQLRRKVGRSGEQVISLNLKEITQTGRIPQDITLRDGDTIVVPTGTDFNVAEARNLFAANYAASQTAPRTVAITGQVYRPGSYLVSAGGTSAAGNDAGAGAPGAGLPTVMRAIQLAGGITSQADVRNIKIRRPTRIGSEQSLNINLWELLQTGDLNQDVVLQDGDTIVVPLATEINTAEVTQLATTTLSPAKIQVGVVGEVKKPGLTDLQPNSSLNQALLAAGGFNDARASSAAVDLIRLNPNGSVTKRVVKIDFSKGINEETNPILRNNDVVVVNRSGVAKTSDTVGTVAGPLGIILNILRFVGF; translated from the coding sequence ATGCTTAATATACATTTGTGGAAAATTTTAACTCATTCAACTACGGCTGTAGTTTTGTTAACGACTGTCACCAATGCTTTACCATCTGTCAGCCTAGCGCAGCAACAACCAGTATCACAAAGGTCAACCATATCCACAGATTATTTATTAGGAGGCGGTGATCGGATTCGCGTCAATGTATTTGAAGTACCCGAATACACCGGCGAATACCAAGTTCCCCCTGGTGGTGCGATTAACCTACCTTTAATTGGTAGTATATCCGTTCTCGGATTAACCACGGAACAGGCATCTGACGAAATAGCTAGAAGATATGCTCGCTTTCTGAAACGTCCCCTGATTTCTGTCAATTTGTTATCACCTCGTCCCATCAACGTTTTTGTAGCTGGGGAGGTAACACGACCAGGGTCTTACACTCTCAACTTACAAGGAAGCGGAGGCGATAATCCTGGTTTACAATACCCAACTGTATTAGCAGCACTAACTACAGCCCAGGGGGTAACACTAGCAGCAGACGTAACTAAAGTACAATTACGCCGTAAGGTCGGACGTTCTGGTGAACAGGTTATCAGTCTTAACTTAAAAGAAATCACCCAAACAGGCAGAATACCCCAAGATATTACCTTAAGGGATGGAGACACTATTGTTGTACCCACCGGCACAGATTTCAACGTTGCCGAAGCCCGCAATTTATTTGCAGCTAACTATGCTGCTAGTCAAACTGCACCTCGTACCGTGGCAATTACAGGTCAAGTTTACCGTCCTGGGTCCTATCTGGTGTCAGCAGGAGGTACTAGCGCAGCTGGAAATGATGCTGGAGCTGGAGCGCCAGGAGCTGGCTTACCAACTGTAATGCGGGCAATTCAATTAGCTGGGGGAATTACATCACAAGCGGATGTTCGGAATATTAAAATCCGCCGTCCTACAAGAATTGGCTCAGAACAAAGTTTAAATATTAATCTCTGGGAATTATTGCAGACTGGGGATCTCAATCAAGATGTAGTCTTGCAAGATGGAGATACAATAGTTGTTCCCCTAGCAACCGAGATTAACACAGCAGAAGTAACTCAATTAGCTACCACTACTTTGTCGCCGGCAAAAATTCAAGTAGGGGTAGTAGGAGAAGTGAAAAAACCTGGATTAACAGATTTACAGCCCAATAGTTCTTTAAATCAGGCTTTACTGGCTGCTGGTGGCTTTAATGATGCTAGAGCTAGTAGTGCTGCTGTCGATTTGATTCGTCTTAATCCTAATGGTAGTGTTACTAAACGTGTAGTAAAAATAGATTTCTCAAAAGGGATTAACGAGGAAACCAATCCTATATTACGCAATAATGATGTTGTGGTAGTAAACCGTTCGGG
- the hisB gene encoding imidazoleglycerol-phosphate dehydratase HisB encodes MTNNRIATVKRTTGETDVQVTINLDGTGICKAATGIPFLDHMLHQIASHGLFDLDIQAKGDWEIDDHHTNEDVGITLGQALHQALGNKKGIVRFGNFLAPLDEALIQVALDFSGRPHLSYGLDIPTQRVGTYDTQLVREFFVALVNHSQMTLHIRQFDGVNSHHIIEATFKAFARAMRMAVEIDPRRAETIPSSKGVL; translated from the coding sequence ATGACTAACAACCGCATTGCTACAGTTAAGCGCACCACCGGGGAAACTGATGTACAAGTAACCATCAACCTCGATGGTACAGGCATCTGCAAAGCTGCCACAGGGATTCCCTTTTTAGATCATATGCTGCATCAAATCGCCTCTCATGGGCTGTTTGATTTGGATATTCAAGCCAAAGGTGACTGGGAAATTGATGATCACCACACTAATGAAGATGTGGGTATTACCTTGGGTCAAGCTTTACATCAAGCATTAGGTAATAAAAAAGGCATTGTCCGCTTTGGTAATTTCCTTGCGCCTCTGGATGAAGCTCTGATTCAGGTGGCTTTGGACTTTTCTGGACGACCTCATCTTAGTTATGGTTTAGACATTCCTACTCAACGGGTGGGAACTTATGACACCCAACTGGTACGAGAATTTTTTGTGGCGTTGGTGAATCATAGTCAAATGACCTTGCATATTCGCCAATTTGATGGTGTTAATTCTCATCACATTATTGAAGCAACTTTTAAAGCCTTTGCTAGAGCTATGCGGATGGCAGTAGAAATCGATCCTCGTCGTGCTGAAACTATTCCCAGTTCCAAAGGTGTGTTATAA
- the fabI gene encoding enoyl-ACP reductase FabI has product MLNLSGKNALVTGIANNRSIAWGIAQQLHQAGANLGITYLPDEKGKFEKKVAELVEPLKPSLFLPCNVENEEQIQSTFETVRQQWGKLDILIHCLAFANRDDLTGDFSQTSRSGFNKALEVSTYSLVQLSGAAKPLMTEGGSIITLSYLGAVRAIPNYNIMGVAKAGLEASVRYLAAELGPQNIRVNGISAGPIRTLASSAVGGILDMIHHVEKVAPLRRTVTQLEVGNTAAFLCSDLSSGITGQILYVDAGYEIMGM; this is encoded by the coding sequence ATGCTGAATCTGTCCGGAAAAAACGCCCTAGTCACAGGTATTGCCAATAACCGCTCCATTGCTTGGGGTATTGCTCAACAACTACACCAAGCAGGTGCTAACCTGGGCATTACCTATTTGCCAGATGAAAAAGGCAAATTCGAGAAAAAAGTTGCAGAATTGGTGGAACCCCTCAAGCCCAGCCTATTCCTTCCCTGTAACGTTGAGAATGAGGAGCAAATTCAATCTACTTTTGAAACAGTGCGCCAGCAATGGGGTAAATTAGACATCCTTATTCACTGTCTGGCTTTTGCAAACAGAGATGATTTAACCGGAGATTTTAGTCAAACCTCCCGTTCTGGTTTCAATAAAGCTTTGGAAGTTAGTACCTATTCACTGGTACAGTTAAGCGGTGCTGCTAAACCTTTGATGACAGAAGGCGGTAGTATTATTACTCTCTCCTATTTGGGTGCAGTCCGAGCTATCCCTAACTATAACATCATGGGTGTAGCCAAAGCTGGATTAGAAGCCAGTGTTCGTTACTTAGCAGCAGAACTAGGACCCCAAAATATTCGCGTTAATGGTATTTCCGCAGGCCCTATCCGCACTTTGGCATCCTCAGCAGTAGGCGGCATTTTGGATATGATTCATCATGTGGAAAAAGTCGCACCCCTGCGTCGCACTGTCACTCAACTAGAAGTAGGCAATACAGCAGCTTTCTTGTGTAGTGATTTGTCTAGTGGCATCACTGGGCAAATCCTGTATGTAGATGCAGGATATGAAATCATGGGAATGTAA
- a CDS encoding ABC transporter ATP-binding protein, with translation MNSVAETPEPQLNPVDQPPVVLTSELRKVYRTGFWLNQKVVSLKNCSLQVYPGQTFGLLGPNGAGKTTLLKLLLGIIRPSAGRGLLLGKPLGDRSVKQRIGYLPENPYLYDYLTGWEFLELAAGLFQIPHKIQRQRIPQLLELVGLSQTDARKKLMRRYSKGMLQRVGMAQALINDPDLVFLDEPMSGLDPLGRYQMREIILSLKAAGKTIFFNSHVLSEVEQICDRIAILAKGELICAGSLNELLGTENTYHVKGQGGDGEVLKKRIPDLQFEPDGTWHGILQEDYYDFLASLRLMGGKIITINLSRQSLEEFFIQQIQKQNSSPN, from the coding sequence ATGAATTCTGTTGCAGAAACTCCTGAACCTCAACTGAATCCTGTAGATCAACCACCAGTAGTCCTAACTTCTGAGTTGCGAAAAGTCTATCGCACTGGTTTTTGGCTGAATCAAAAAGTTGTATCTCTCAAAAACTGTTCTCTACAAGTTTACCCAGGACAAACCTTTGGTTTGCTAGGTCCCAATGGTGCTGGCAAAACTACACTGTTAAAACTGTTACTAGGAATTATTCGACCTTCTGCCGGTAGGGGTTTATTATTAGGTAAGCCACTGGGCGATCGCTCTGTGAAGCAACGTATTGGCTACTTACCAGAAAATCCTTATTTATACGACTATCTCACCGGCTGGGAATTTTTGGAATTAGCTGCTGGGTTATTCCAAATTCCCCACAAGATACAGCGTCAACGCATTCCCCAACTTTTAGAATTAGTCGGTTTATCTCAAACTGATGCTCGCAAAAAGCTAATGCGTCGTTATTCTAAAGGAATGCTTCAGCGTGTTGGCATGGCTCAAGCATTAATTAATGATCCAGATTTAGTATTTTTAGATGAACCAATGTCTGGACTTGATCCCTTGGGACGTTACCAAATGCGAGAAATTATTCTCTCACTCAAAGCAGCTGGGAAGACGATATTTTTCAACAGTCATGTTTTGAGTGAAGTAGAACAAATTTGCGATCGCATTGCCATTCTGGCAAAAGGAGAATTAATTTGTGCTGGTTCTCTCAATGAACTGTTAGGCACAGAAAACACATATCATGTTAAAGGTCAAGGTGGCGATGGGGAAGTTCTGAAAAAAAGAATACCTGATCTACAATTTGAACCTGATGGCACTTGGCACGGTATTCTACAAGAAGATTACTATGATTTTCTTGCCAGTCTACGATTAATGGGAGGAAAAATCATCACCATTAACTTATCTCGTCAATCTCTAGAGGAGTTCTTTATCCAACAAATACAAAAACAAAATTCTTCACCTAACTAG